The genomic interval CTCTAACAGTATCGGCACAATGACATCCAATTGCCTTCCCGCCACTGTAGACAAAGCTTGGGAAGATGCCACACTCTTGACCGCTTGTAAGCCAAGACCCCTCCATCTAATAGCGACCGGCGCGCTCTGAGGGCTACTGCTTGTCTGTGTTCTTGTCGAAGCAAATGACGCGTAGATTCGCACGATTTCCTCGTATTGGTGGAGATATTCTTGATCCGCGGAAAGACTTGCCATGTCATGATTCTCGCAGAAGACCTGAAAAGTGGGTATTGAGGATTCCACCATGGTAACATCTTGCGCACGAagtatgatattgaaaatcttaAGAACGTAAGGCGCATATAGAGGTAAGTCTCGGGGTGCTTTTTCGATTAAAGCCGCGAGAATTTGGAGGGTAACTTGCACGTTTCTATTTCTCCAATCAGCATATATCATAGCTGAACTTCGGATGATCAACAAACCCTATTCTAGCTCTCCAAACATCACTTGcagtcttcttctccaagaaCTCCCCCACCTTCTGCACCTTACTCCTTCGTGTCGTGGCATAGAACAAGAGATAACTCAATTCACTTGAATTCGCCTTGACATCGACTGCCCCCTTTGTTGTCTTGGGGTAGCATTTCAGTATGAGAACCTGATGCTTGGGACGGCATTTCTGCCGTATGGCATGCATTGAATACGCGGCGcaagaattcaaattagaatctCGGGGGGTTGTTTACTTTCGCACAATCGCAACGTTTTGCGAAATGGCAAATCGAGTGGTTTCTCTAGGTGagatttgttttgaaaaCAAGTCTCAAATGTGTCTGACTAACTCTTATCACGAACACGTCGTCAGCTGAAgtaaattaatattgaaattgtttggACCCTGCTGACCGAGACTTCCAGGTTGTCTGAGTTGGGAGTCGAAATAAATCGCTAGGCACCAAATAAGGCTATACCGTACATACTCTGGTGCAAACAAGATTTCGGTGAGCGGAATACGAACTCTCCGGGATGACGTAAACGAGGCTGCAGAGCCAAATAAGCAAGGCTacgatataatataaatgagCAATGAGAGACTGTGAAAGAAAAGGGTTCTCTGAAGGTACATTGGTGAGAATATAAGAGTATCTGTCGTGTTCTTTTCCCAAACTTGCTAACAAGTCCCATAGATTGCGTGAAACATGTTGTCAAAGAACAGCTCAGCTACATGCTCCACAGTCACATGTCAGTGCACTGTCAGTGCAGACGATGCAGACGATGAAGTCTGCAGAGATTCTCTGTTAGCCGTGCGCATTTGTGCAGTTTGACAAGACTTTATTATACCCATATGTTTCCATATGAAGATACAAGGGGTGgcatatcaaaaacaacGTCCAGAATATCTAATGCGCCGTCTCTTTGGAAAGTCTATTGCTTTGCCCTCGGGCTGCCCCAAGAACCAGAATGTACGAAATGGTATCGAAAAGGAAATCTAAAAGTCTATCAAAACATAACTCTGCATATGCTCAATGCTCGTCCCTCGCTCTCTTCCCCCTTATTCGATATATTACACCCTACAGTCGACCTCGCAGAATCATTTCATTGCACTACATTCCCTTAGATTTTAGCTTTCTCTGTTCCGTCTTGGTTAAGTCTCACAACACCCTACAATACCTGTTAGCAATATACTCAATATGATTCTCAAAGGAAAGCCCCTACCTCTTGAAAACAAGTAGCAATCAACGTTCCGTCCTTAGTAAACATATGTTGGGTGACCActcctctcccatctccaGACCATGGACTCGACATCTCTGTAAACATCCACTCATCTGCTCTAAACCTCCTTGGCTCATGGAAATATATAGTATGGTCTAAACTAACCATCATACCAACCTCTGGTCTCctcttttcattattcaaatcGTCGCCGAAGCCTTCTgcttctttcaatttcttcatataCTTTTCGTTGTCGTTTTCTCCTGCGGTGTCTCccttctttttattttcttcgcTGCCATATCTCCATAGTTTATGTATTCTCCCAACAGTTCCAATGAAGTAGCTATCACTCATATAAGCCAATGCATTCAAATGCGCCTGATGTCCACCTTCATCACTAATTCTTCCCCTTGCTTTGATCCACTGCCGGGTTCTCTGTTCATGCGGTTGCCCAGTCTCCCCATTCAAAATCTCGAGTCTTTGACTAACAAATGGACTATCAGTCCTCATTTCCATCTGTAACaactcttcatcctcattcgGTTGTCTGATGTTCTTGGGGATTGGCACCGCATGTTCTACTTTTTGCTTCCCTCCACTGTTCTCCCTCACAAATGACATAGTCGTTGTGAAAATACATTTTCCCTTTTGACGTGCTTGCACTGTACGAGTAGCGAACGAGCGACCTTCACGAACATGTTCGACGTAATACATGACTGGCAAATCGGAGTTTCCAGCTAAGACAAAATAGCAGTGCATGCTGTGTACCGTGAAGTTATGCGGAACTGTGCATTGTGCGGCTGCAAGGCATTGTGCGATAATTGCCCCTCCATAAATGCCTCGTGCGCCAGGGGGATGCCATAAAGGGTGAGTATTCGTGAAGATATCCTGGGTAGAGAGAGGTTAGATACAAATATCCATTGAGCAAGTATACACAGCATTGTAGGGCATCGGGTTCTTACTGGCGCAATTTGACTCAGCTCTCGAAGCTCCAACACATTCTCGATGGCAGATTTCGAGGGATTGATCGGAGGAGGTGGAACAAGCGTTGGGCGATCAGTCATCTTGTTATCGTAAGTGTTTGAAATTAGAACGAATtttcgagagagagagagagagaggtcTATTTTGATGAACGAGGCGGGGTTTCGTATTGTAGATACTCAGGTTTAAGTATATATGAGCAGTGAAATATAATTCCTTTTCGAAAACAACTTCATACTTTTCATGTTTTATTAATCACTGACCAAATACCTCTTTGATAAGAAACTCGCTTTTGGCCGAGGTTCATGGGCAAAAGCGGGCCGAAGCGTTCTAACGGCCACTCACATGTCTCACTCACATTTACCGACATAACCCCTGAAACTTTCTTCgagcttcaatttctcattGCAATAACAAGAAGTGGATTCACAATCTATTTCcagaatgattgatttttccATTGATCATCAATTACCATCTGACTGGATTCCTACTTGGTAACAATTAATGCCGAGGTTGGTATTGAGTTCATAGTGGAGCTCAGCCTTGGGCCCTTGGCTGCAGTATCTGCCCCTTTCTAGAAAGCTCATTAGACAATAAGCATACCACATCAACTGAGTGTAGTTTCGAACCCCATCACAAATTTAAAGAAGGCATGCATAGTATTAAAGTTTGTGAATATATCATTAAGATCCATATTATTACCTGGTATCGTATTGTACCTTATTATCCAACCAATAGCTCTTGACCAAAAAGATCATGCACGAGCCTACATCCTCAATGTAGGGACTATACATCATATGCTACTCGTACTATCGCCCGGGACAAAATCCAAGCTCCTATCCTGTCTAGCCTTTTTATTGGTCGTTTTTCCAGAGAAAAGAATGGTGGATAGATATACTTGCGTGAGTTACCAGGCGTAGGCGCGGGCTCGGTAAAGTATATTCCCTAGTCATATCGTGGACTTCACGTGGTGACTTCCTGAAGTTTCGGAATTTTACTTCCGGAATACATTTTGACTTTCATCCAGTGATAACGATAGTAGCTGCATACAACTGGTCTTCCATCTCACTAATCTTGTTCTGCGCGTTGTGCAAGTACGCAGACGCATCggaagattcaaaattgtcTAATCCGCTAAAAATTGAGGGCGATAAAATCCAATGACAAACATTTCTTAGCAGAACAAGTCAATTTAAGGCTTGTTGTTAAAGTTGAGGAAATTCAAAGACATACATCGCTCTTGTTGTCAAAGAATTGCTGTCCGCTATCCACATTGTCTTAAaaacttcttcctctttgctCATGTTttatcaagaatcaagatattgaaaagaaaaacagtCTGTGGGAAGCTTTACAGAGTAACTACTTGAAGCTAAATTGAACGAAATTCCATTTGAATGCCTTATATGACAAGATACCTCGCCTCATTGATGAGTAATACGCAATAAGACGCGGGAACCCCGAAAATGCGAAGGCGGCACTGGCGACCAGATGAGTGTCTATTTTGGACCAAAGGTACTATCGATCATGAGTGACGCGAGTTCAGTCTGGAGATGGAACACGAGCTCAATCGAATATTAACGAAAAAAGCTTAAGGAGCCCGCAGAGTACCGAAGAGGTTCATGATATCAACTCTTCTGAGCTTCGAAGGTTCCCATAAAGGTTGAAGTCGAGGATTTTTAGCGTAATTTCAAGATGTAGTAGGATGTAGTAAAATCCCGCGATGGGTTTTCTCTCGTTAactttctttgaaattctgCTTCGTATATTTCGTTATCTAACAGGACCCACGGGGTGCCATCCGTAGATCCCAGAAAAGAAGACACTCAAAATGCCTGCCCGTCTATTCTGTGAATTATTTGAAGCGTTGCTTGGTCCCTCGAGCCACATGGAGGAACAATTTTGAGATTCCCAAATTGAGTGTAAAATTTGGAGAGATAAATTTGTTCACTCTAACCCGATCCAAACTTCGAGTCATGGCTCAAGAATGCATGTCCCAAATATCGAGGGTGGTTGTTCAATTATACATTGGATTTCCATTGGCCAACATTCGCAAGGCTGAAAGTTTCATGCGTAAACATATTAATTGAGGTGgcacatcaaatccattctcGTCgatatcttgatcttggCATACAAAAGGACGTGACTTTCCATGTTTTGAACGGCGATCGAGGAAATCGCATACTCTTCCGACAATGTTACCTTGATCTCCATCCTTTCTCATGACTACAGCAGTGCTTGTAGCGCGGAACTGAACAATAAGATCGCCAACTTGTGCATTATTTGATACGTATCCTATCATCCCATTCTCTTCCAAGAACAACCTGACTTGTGTAGTATTGCTAGATTGCTCTGCCTTCCATTTTGCTTCGTGGAGGGTTTGATTAAACGAGAACATTAGTTGATTCACTATGCGATCTCTCTTTCCAGGTGGCAGCGACTTTTGACGCGGGCTTAATACATCAGAAGTCCGGCGTTCGATATCTTCAACTTTTGGGGCAGCgttcaaaaaaaaagctgAGAATGAGCATTTCTCGCGACTCCCATAATTGCAAATATCATCGATATTATGAAGTCGGTCATCGTGAAAGTATCCTTTACCGCCGCGTTGATGAAAAAAGTACCGCAATTGATCCTCGATGAGTGGAGTTGCATTTAGGTCCAGAAAGTCTAAACCTCGAAGATAGTCTGTTAAGCTTAAATCTCTTAGCGGTGGGCTAATATACACAATGGATCCTCGAACGTTTCCAACTGCTTTCATGATCTCTTGACCTTCCAAAGCATCTGGGTTATGATCAAGGAAATCTTGCACGATATGAATTGAATCGGGCATCGTTCTCGCAAGAGTCTGTCGGAAGTGTTCATATTTCTGAAGAACGTCAAGTTTATCGGTGTGGCGACGGAAATGATGCAGAGTAACCATAGATATAGTTTCGAAAAAAGTTTGTCTATAATCTGCAGGCGTGGCCTTGGTGCAGCAATCCTTCGCAAGGCTATACAAGCCAAAAAACCTATCCCTTTGATCGGAGCATAATGCTTCACTGTGGGTCAGAAAAAGATCTAGCAGTGGGATTCGTTCCTTGATCTCTTGTCTCCTCTTGGATAATCGAGAGGGTACACTATTTCGTATAGCTTCCAGTGTCTGAAGCAAGCTAAAGTATCCTTTATCGCCGCCTCCAGCTAACGATGTACCAACATATAAGTTTGTGGATGTTTCTTGAATAGTATTCATTCGTCGAAATACCCAATCTAGGCGCTCCCAATCAAAGATTAGTGATGAGCAGTGagctttgatttttgaagcGAGGACTAACTCTTGTATAATCCAAAGTCTTTGCCAATATGGCCTGTGGCACAGCATAGACAATTCATTCCAAAACTTTACATGAGAAACAGCTGCATGTTCTGTTATGGATCTCGATAGCTCTTTCGCAGACGTTGCGGGATTGCCTAGACTGTCTAGCAAAGTCATTGCGCCCCAGTAATCTCTTCCAGCTTTCCCCAACCACACAACAACTTCATCTGCTTGGGCATATATTTGACTCATAAGTGCAACTTGCGCATTTCGCTCATCGAAGTCCTCTTGATTGATGCATACAGCATCCACCCATAGATAACGCCGCCGACTCCGCAAACGAAGAGCTTCTAGTGCTGCAAATAAATTGTCTCGCACGTAGTAGTCTgtcttatcaatcttgattgttttgtttgcAGGCAGATCACCCCATGCATAAGACAATGCCTCATATTTAACATTGGTGAGTAGAGAAACATGAATGAATTCGTAGTTCTGGCCACTGGAGCCGGCACATGGAAGAATAAGCAGGCGAATCTCCTCTCTATCAATATCCAGTGGCTTATAAGAAGGCTTGGAACCCCTGACGGGCGTATGGTGATATAAGTCTGCAGAGAATGGGGAATTTGAGGTGTCGATTGGAGGGAGTGCAGGTGATGTGTAACCATTCACTGGCATTATTGACACAATTGTTTCTTTCAAAGGCTCATTAGGAGCCGAGGGAGGTGTGGTTCTATGCATAAGTATTCAACACCACATAATCGAACCAATTAAATTTGATTCGTTAATTGCCAACGGTAAGTCTGAACCATAGGTCTAGTTTTGTTTGTCGAGCTTTTGGCGAGAGATTTAAAAAGTTGTGGTCGGAATTATTAGGTAgatttcctcaacatcacCCGTTGAATCCGAAAGGTCGAGGGATTCATTTATCATGGTATGGGTTAAAGTATACAACATATAGtttcagatgaagatgaagatgacatTGTCGCATACAATAGTGATAACAATGAGATTCTACAAAAGTCGGCGTTTGAACGACAACCTTGCAGATGCATGACTAGCGTGATCCATATCATACAGGTCACATGTTATATTCATGGCGATTATTCAAAAGGGAAGTTCAAAGTGCGCCTATCGATGTCCGCGGCTCAACAATTATCAATCATGAAGTTCAGGATCTTCAATTCTGGCCCAGCACTGTTTGTATCATGTTAAGCTTGTACGAGTCGAAGACTGTTACCGCGGGTAGATTCAAGTAATTTGATTCCATTCGAGATCCCACGAAGCTCGGGTTGGACCCCTTTTACTGCACAGTACAGACTATATAACACGGCGGAATGAAGATAAATCTCCATGACTTGAACATTTAGTTGAGGAGAGGGCATGAAAATAAAAGTGCCAGAGCCGAGATATGAAACAAGACCTCAAATGAAGATTGCATGTCCCTCGCAATGATGATACATGTTCGTTCACCCAGAAATGATACAAGGCATTGAATACCAGTTAATAGCTGAAATTGGACGTGAATTTCTGATAGCCTGTTTATAAGATCTTTTATTCTCCGAAACGCCGGATCAAAATGTCGACTTCCCACACCGCTGATCTCAAATATGCTACTATCAATATTGTATACTCCGAAAACCAGCCCCAAGCTTAATCGAACTGAAGGTATTACGTTAGTTGACGTCGGAAATATCGCAGGATAACTTACAGGTGTTAAGAACGATTCTGCAACGAATCTTGCACGGGCATTCAACTATTGTCTCTGTCAGCGACTGATCTGATCAAGGGAAAGGTAGAGCTCACAAATAGCTTCATCTCCGAGATTTCCTTATCAACCTCCTCCATGAATTCTATGATGAAATCCACCAGCTTATGCTTCAACATCTCCTCTGTGTGGAAGTTCGTAATCAAAAACGAGATAGCGTAGCCCTGTTCAAAATCAGCCTCCGGCCCTTGCACATCGAAACCTGCCACCTACCTTAACGGGTTTCCTCctaagaatgaagaatgctTCTGCTCTTTGAGTCAAGAACCTGGTAAATTTGTGTACGAGAATGTGCTCAATTTCGTCCGCttgtttgatgttgatacTGATTCGGACACTGTTGATACTGGGTTCAATGAGAACCCGTTCATTCTCATTCCGTGCGACTGTCAATGAATTTAACAGGACTTCAGGTGAAGTCTTAGCTTCAATTTCGGGCACATTGTGTCTTTCGGAGGTCTGGGATGCGAAGTTCGAGAGGCATAGAGCTGCTGTTAAGGAAGATCGTACGCATTGAAGGTAAGGTCGCAATGATTGAGACTGCAAGATTTAGTTTAGTACAATTCTGCCATGCCATCCTTAAAATATTTAAGCTGCAATGATAGGAATTTCAGATTGCTACATACCATCTCGTTGATGTTTCTGATTTCGAATGCCTCCTTTCAATGAGAAGATGTCATCAACAGTACGAGCCAGCCTTAGGTGTTGTCGATGCTTTGGTGGGGCTTTCTCTAATAGTCAAGGAGTCAAGCCGCCCCGGACGGAAAAAGCCGCATGGACGAAGGAAACCTTCCAACCAAGatattttactttctttcaataatcgatatcaaatcaggccatcattattttgaattcaaatttgCATAAACGCAGTTCTGACCTTCTATTTTGTTATATCTgcaattcatcaatctccaaGTATCATAACGGAGCCCTGACCGGCACAAACTATACCAAGACATTAAGTGTTTTAAATCACACACTTGAGTTGGTGATTGGGTTACATGGTGGAGTCAGGCATCCCACAAAGCTACGTAAGGCGCGCTAAGAGAACCGTCCCGTTTGCTAGGTATTTATCTACAAGTCTACCTCCCGCCTGCCTACCTGTCTGTCTTCCTATTGCCTCAATAACCTTCACACAACGTGAGCTTCCCACCATCATGTCGAATATACCGATCATTATCAAGCATCAGGGCAAGAAATATGATATCGAGCTCGATCCTTCGTCCAACGGCGAAACACTAAAATATCAGCTCTATTCTCTCACTGGTGTTGAGCCAGAACGACAAAAGATCTTGGTTAAAGGCGGGCAACTTAAAGATGACACCGACCTTTCGAAGATTGGCGCCAAGCCAGGACAGACATTTTTGATGATGGGAACACCTGCAGAGGGAGGAACACTTTCTAAGCCGAAGGAGCCAATAAAGTTCGTTGAAGATATGACCGAAGCAGAGGCTGCACAACAAGTTGGCGCAACACCAGCTGGATTACAAAATTTGGGAAATACATGTTATCTTAACTCAACATTACAAACTCTCAGAGCCATTCCAGAGTTGCAAGACAGTCTGCAAAAGTTCACACCAACTGAATCTGGTTCCAACAACATGCTCAATGCATTCCAACTCAGTCGACCCCAGTCACTTGACCTGACAGCTGCGATGCGAGATTTATACACGCAGATGTCAGAAACACAAGAGGCGTTTCCGCCACTCATTTACCTCAACGCTCTACGACAAGCTTTCCCacaatttcaagaaaaggcgaagaatggCCACGGTTATGCACAGCAAGATGCTGAAGAAGC from Botrytis cinerea B05.10 chromosome 9, complete sequence carries:
- the Bctes1 gene encoding Bctes1, with product MTDRPTLVPPPPINPSKSAIENVLELRELSQIAPDIFTNTHPLWHPPGARGIYGGAIIAQCLAAAQCTVPHNFTVHSMHCYFVLAGNSDLPVMYYVEHVREGRSFATRTVQARQKGKCIFTTTMSFVRENSGGKQKVEHAVPIPKNIRQPNEDEELLQMEMRTDSPFVSQRLEILNGETGQPHEQRTRQWIKARGRISDEGGHQAHLNALAYMSDSYFIGTVGRIHKLWRYGSEENKKKGDTAGENDNEKYMKKLKEAEGFGDDLNNEKRRPEVGMMVSLDHTIYFHEPRRFRADEWMFTEMSSPWSGDGRGVVTQHMFTKDGTLIATCFQEGVVRLNQDGTEKAKI
- the Bcarc19 gene encoding Bcarc19, producing the protein MSQSLRPYLQCVRSSLTAALCLSNFASQTSERHNVPEIEAKTSPEVLLNSLTVARNENERVLIEPSINSVRISINIKQADEIEHILVHKFTRFLTQRAEAFFILRRKPVKGYAISFLITNFHTEEMLKHKLVDFIIEFMEEVDKEISEMKLFLNARARFVAESFLTPFD